Genomic segment of Leptolyngbyaceae cyanobacterium:
AATTGCTTTATGACGCTTGTTCGGATCGGGATTTTGTAAATCTTTAATTAATTCATCAACAATATTAATTTTCGACAAGCGAGTTGTTTCTCGCACTTCTAATGCTTCTGCTTTGGCAGGTGGTGTTAGCTCTTCAGGTGGTTTGATTTCTTCATCAGCGAACGGTGAAAGATTACTAGTATCGGGATGAGCATTGGTGTGAATTGGCGAACTAGATAATGGGTAATTTTTATTTTTAACAATTTTCTTCCGAATTCCTTTCGCTTTTCCCCTTAACTGGGGATTTGATAGATCGGGAGGTCGATCTTCTAGAGGTTCTATAGTTGTAGTACGGTGGCCGTTTTGGTTGGTATTTATAAAATTGCTGTTGGTATCGGTTTGTTGAACATCTGCGATCGAATTTTCCAGAGCCGAACTTTCTTCAGAGCGATCGTCCGACGAAGAATCTAATGTTTCTGCTTCGTTGTGATTATCAGACTTTTTGAGCAAGTAAAGTAGTCCGCCAGCTACTATAACCAGGACTGCCCCGATCGCGATCCACCACAATGGCTGATTAGATGAAGAAGCTCGAGCCTTTGCAGTTGGCTTAGTAGCAGGCTTTTTCTGATTATCGGGCAGTTGTAAATCTTCAATTAATTTATCTAAATTCGGATCTTTAGTTGGTTTGGGTGAACTGACTTGTGCTACCGATCCGATGGACGGCAAATCAGCCATTAAGCGAGTAGCAGACGTCTTCCCAACCAGCGAGTTTAGCAAATCAGTACGGTAGGAATCAGATGAGCTTCCCACTGCACTGGGGGCGAAGCCGACACAAGTCATACAAGAGAGCAGAACTAATGCGGAGCGTGAGGGAATCATAAACTAACTCAGGGGTATAAGGGGTAGCCAGCATGACCCACTGGGTAGATGAGTTTGAGCTAGTTTAATAGTAAACTGCCATCCGTCTATGAACACAGTCGAGATGAGTTAGCTCCCACAAGACTCACCTAAAATCTAAGGTAGAAATCAGCGGCTTCCTTTGGCTAATTTAGCGCCAAATTTGGGATTCCGATTCGGTTAATGGGAGGGAAACCTTTACCAATTCTTGCTTACAAGGTTCTAAAAGGGATTTCTTTTCCTCAGTTGCTAATTTTTCAGCGTTGACTTGTGCTTCCGATACTTTAGGCTGCATCCGCTTAGCCAAAATATCCCGTTGATTGACTAAATAGATGCTAACTAAAGTAAGGCCGACTCCTACCCATTGATGGGGTTGCAGCATTTCCGAGAGGAAGAGATTGCCAAAGAGCAAAGCAAATACCGGAGTTAAGAAGGTAAGAGAACTCAGACTGGTTAAGCTACCTGTTTTGGCGAAGTAAAAGAATAAACCGTAGGCGATCGCGCTACCAAAAATCGTCGAATAACCCAATGCCACCCAGCTAGACGCGGTTAAATGCTGCCACTGCTCGGATTCTAAACCAGCCGACAGACCAAACAAAGGTAATCCACCTAAAATCATGTGCCAACCAGTGGCAACTACCGGATCGGTGTAGCGACAGACAATCCGAATAATTACCGTTCCCGCTGCCATCGAAAGAGCGGCTAACAGCATCAGCCACTCACCATTTTGAAATAAATTTTGAATGTCTAAAGAGGCAGTGAATTCCTTACCTTGGAGCAATCCGAAAATCCACTCTTGGGGTAAACCGATGGAACTAATACCGATTACACCAATTGCTAATCCCAGCCATCCCCACCATCCAATCCTCTCTTGAAACAGCCATAGGGATAATAAAGCCACTGCTAAAGGTTGAGAGTCAATCATCACCGAGCCCAAACCAGCACCAGTGCGAACCAATCCCTCTGCTAAAAAGCCTTGGAACATTGCCCCGTCTACCAAGGCAAACAATGCAATCCACCACCAAGCTAACCAACTACGGGGTTGAGATCTGCCAGTTAATGCAGCAAACAATAATACCAGAACTCCAGCCGGGAACAACCGCACTCCAGCCATAAACAAAGGTGTCGTCTCGTTGACCACTCCTTTCATCGCTACCATTGCCGTACCCCAGAAGAAAAACGGGGCGATTAGGAGTAGCCCAGCCAAAGGAGATCTCGAATGCGTCAACTTGCTTTCAATCCCTGAAAGGGATTCGAGTTGCGTATCTTGGGGCGAGAAAATCGATCTTAAGCTTTTTGGCATTTCAAATAATATTGGTATCAACTGCATTAACAAGGCTCCCTTGAGCGTCAATCAATTTTAGATGCGAGGATTTTAGACTTTAGATTCAATAATTAGCCCTTTAGATGGGGCTACAGGGTAAAATTTTTCTTTACATATCTTAATTGTATTGAATCTTGTATTTCTGTTAACCATTTGGCAATTGGCGATCGAAAAATCGAGGTGAGGGCGCTTACCCGTCCCTCAGATCTGGCTCCCCTGGTGTCTGAAGAATAAGGCAAACTAGTATTGAGCGCTGAGTTTACATACTTCGATCGTTTATTAAAAATTACGTACTGGGTATTTACCCTTAGGGAGAGTGGAAGATTGGCAGAACAGAAGAATGGGAGAATCGGAGCGTAATCGATCGATTCGTCCGATTGCCTATCACTCCATCACTCAATCCCTCTCACCCCTTCGCTCGCTCGATTCACATTTACACAAGTTCCACAACGCCCATGATCTGGCCTTTTAAGCCAAAGTTTAAAAAGCAAATTGCTCGGATTGAAATTACCGGTGCGATCGCAGGCGCTACCCGGAAATGGGTATTAGACGCCCTAAAGACCGTCGAGGAAAAGCGTTTTCCAGCCCTGCTATTACGAATTGACAGTCCTGGCGGCACGGTGGGAGACTCCCAAGAAATTTACAGCGCTCTCAAGCGGTTGCAAGAAAAAGTCAAAATAGTTGCCAGTTTTGGCAATATTTCCGCATCTGGGGGCGTTTACATCGGGATGGGAGCTCCTTACGTGATCGCTAATCCAGGAACGATTACTGGCAGCATCGGCGTAATTTTACGCGGTAATAACTTAGAACGCCTGTTGGATAAAGTTGGCGTATCCTTCAAAACGATCAAATCTGGCCCGTACAAAGATATCTTGGCTTTTGACAGAGAACTCACCGAACCGGAAAAAAATATTCTGCAAGAGTTAATAGATGTAAGTTATCTACAGTTCGTCCAAACTGTAGCCCAAGCACGGAACTTGACGGTAGAAAATGTCAGGAGTTTCGCTGACGGACGCATTTTTACCGGAGAACAAGCCTTACAATTAGGTGTGGTTGACAGATTGGGTACGGAAGAAGATGCGCGGCGCTGGGCAGCAGAACTAGCCGGACTCGATCCGGAAAAAACCCGCTGCTATAACTTTGAAGAAAAGAAATCCGTTGTTAATAAATTGTTATCGGGAAATAACCTAGCGTCATCTAGACTATCATCCGGAATGGATTGGTTAGAATTCGAGCTATCTACCAATGGTCTTCCTTTGTGGCTCTATCGACCTTAAGTTAAAACGCAATTGCAATTTGCAGCTTAAATCCCGGGTTTTGTTAACATTGCTGACGGCACTGCTGTT
This window contains:
- a CDS encoding EamA family transporter, with translation MAGLLLIAPFFFWGTAMVAMKGVVNETTPLFMAGVRLFPAGVLVLLFAALTGRSQPRSWLAWWWIALFALVDGAMFQGFLAEGLVRTGAGLGSVMIDSQPLAVALLSLWLFQERIGWWGWLGLAIGVIGISSIGLPQEWIFGLLQGKEFTASLDIQNLFQNGEWLMLLAALSMAAGTVIIRIVCRYTDPVVATGWHMILGGLPLFGLSAGLESEQWQHLTASSWVALGYSTIFGSAIAYGLFFYFAKTGSLTSLSSLTFLTPVFALLFGNLFLSEMLQPHQWVGVGLTLVSIYLVNQRDILAKRMQPKVSEAQVNAEKLATEEKKSLLEPCKQELVKVSLPLTESESQIWR
- the sppA gene encoding signal peptide peptidase SppA — encoded protein: MIWPFKPKFKKQIARIEITGAIAGATRKWVLDALKTVEEKRFPALLLRIDSPGGTVGDSQEIYSALKRLQEKVKIVASFGNISASGGVYIGMGAPYVIANPGTITGSIGVILRGNNLERLLDKVGVSFKTIKSGPYKDILAFDRELTEPEKNILQELIDVSYLQFVQTVAQARNLTVENVRSFADGRIFTGEQALQLGVVDRLGTEEDARRWAAELAGLDPEKTRCYNFEEKKSVVNKLLSGNNLASSRLSSGMDWLEFELSTNGLPLWLYRP
- a CDS encoding HEAT repeat domain-containing protein, with amino-acid sequence MIPSRSALVLLSCMTCVGFAPSAVGSSSDSYRTDLLNSLVGKTSATRLMADLPSIGSVAQVSSPKPTKDPNLDKLIEDLQLPDNQKKPATKPTAKARASSSNQPLWWIAIGAVLVIVAGGLLYLLKKSDNHNEAETLDSSSDDRSEESSALENSIADVQQTDTNSNFINTNQNGHRTTTIEPLEDRPPDLSNPQLRGKAKGIRKKIVKNKNYPLSSSPIHTNAHPDTSNLSPFADEEIKPPEELTPPAKAEALEVRETTRLSKINIVDELIKDLQNPDPNKRHKAIWELAQRGDSRAMQPLVDILIDADSKQRGLILEALSQIGNRTLKPMNRALVLSLQDENPEVRKNAIRDVTRIYDMMAQISQLLRYAVDDPDLEVQETARWALSQLNRVRGLSAIDNFPNRPNSNHPEN